The Lycium ferocissimum isolate CSIRO_LF1 chromosome 10, AGI_CSIRO_Lferr_CH_V1, whole genome shotgun sequence genome window below encodes:
- the LOC132034297 gene encoding heat shock factor-binding protein: MDGHDADSTKQSTADMTVFVQNLLQQMQTRFQTMSESIISKIDEMGNRIDELEQSINDLRVEMGQEGSPSPSAALKSKDEPKSTDDSA; encoded by the exons ATG GATGGGCATGATGCAGATAGTACAAAACAAAGCACTGCTGATATGACTGTATTT GTACAGAATCTTCTTCAGCAAATG CAAACCAGGTTTCAGACTATGTCTGAATCAATCATCTCAAAAA TAGATGAGATGGGGAACCGGATCGATGAATTGGAGCAGAGCATCAACGATTTGAGAGTTGAAATGGGCCAAGAAGGTTCTCCATCCCCTTCGGCTGCACTGAAATCAAAAGATGAACCAAAGTCTACTGATGATTCTGCATGA